One Bosea sp. 685 DNA segment encodes these proteins:
- a CDS encoding CaiB/BaiF CoA-transferase family protein, with protein sequence MNPAPPLAGLRVLELARILAGPWIGQLLADLGADVVKVEAPEGDDTRKWGPPFVEGVGDEHLSAAYFHSANRGKRSITADFRSSEGQALVYRLAAHADVVVENFKVGGLEKYGLDAAAMRAAFPRLIYCSVTGFGQTGPYAPRAGYDFLVQGMGGPMSVTGEPTGAPMKAGYAVADIYTGLYASVGILSALRRRDATGEGATLDMALLDAQVAVLGNQAMNYLVSGNPPPRLGNAHPNIVPYDVFPVADGHIIIATGNDGQWRKLCDVLGGAELANHPDYADNKSRVANRAPLTIALHALTQRYGKADLLAALEAVGVPAGPINSVDEVFADPQIMARGVKVDLPSAAAKGGTIPTVASPIVIDGVRQVAGRPSPGLGEHHDDILNDPAWGGPHHG encoded by the coding sequence ATGAACCCAGCCCCTCCCCTCGCCGGCCTGCGCGTCCTCGAACTCGCGCGCATCCTTGCCGGTCCCTGGATCGGCCAGCTTCTCGCCGATCTCGGCGCCGATGTCGTCAAGGTCGAGGCGCCCGAGGGCGACGACACCCGCAAATGGGGCCCGCCCTTCGTCGAGGGCGTCGGTGACGAGCATCTCTCGGCCGCCTATTTTCACTCGGCCAATCGCGGCAAGCGCTCGATCACGGCCGATTTCCGCAGCTCGGAAGGCCAGGCGCTGGTGTATCGCCTCGCCGCCCATGCCGATGTCGTGGTCGAGAACTTCAAGGTCGGCGGCCTGGAGAAATACGGGCTCGACGCCGCCGCAATGCGCGCCGCCTTCCCGCGCCTGATCTATTGCTCGGTCACCGGCTTTGGCCAGACCGGTCCTTATGCGCCCCGCGCCGGCTATGACTTCCTCGTGCAAGGCATGGGCGGGCCGATGTCGGTGACCGGCGAACCGACGGGCGCGCCGATGAAGGCGGGCTATGCCGTCGCCGACATCTATACCGGGCTCTACGCCTCGGTCGGCATCCTCTCGGCGCTGCGCCGGCGCGACGCAACCGGCGAGGGCGCGACGCTCGACATGGCGCTGCTCGATGCCCAGGTCGCCGTGCTCGGCAACCAGGCGATGAACTATCTCGTCTCAGGCAATCCGCCGCCGCGGCTCGGCAACGCGCACCCCAACATCGTGCCTTATGACGTCTTCCCGGTCGCCGATGGCCACATCATCATCGCCACCGGCAATGACGGGCAGTGGCGCAAGCTCTGCGACGTGCTGGGCGGAGCCGAGCTCGCCAATCACCCCGACTATGCCGACAACAAATCCCGCGTCGCCAATCGCGCGCCGCTGACGATTGCACTCCACGCCCTGACCCAGCGCTACGGCAAGGCCGACCTGCTGGCGGCGCTCGAGGCAGTCGGCGTGCCGGCGGGGCCGATCAATTCCGTCGACGAGGTCTTCGCCGACCCGCAGATCATGGCGCGCGGCGTCAAGGTCGACCTGCCCAGCGCCGCCGCCAAGGGTGGGACGATCCCCACCGTCGCCTCGCCGATCGTGATCGACGGCGTCAGGCAGGTGGCGGGACGGCCGAGCCCAGGGCTCGGCGAACATCACGACGACATCCTGAACGACCCGGCCTGGGGAGGGCCGCACCATGGCTAA
- a CDS encoding YceI family protein, translated as MLYRLSLAIFALFLAGPAVAQATWRFDRASTEISFVAHRFGAVVATGRFERYDGTLALDFDQPEKSRIRVAIETGSIKAGSALMDGFITGESMLDSAHSPTASFNSVSVTRTGERSLQISGQLTIRSVTHPIVVDAVVDGDLDKARRGEKLPFHASGSFMRPAFGIGRDVNVVDDLVEIAIKGQLSR; from the coding sequence ATGCTGTACCGCTTATCCCTTGCGATCTTCGCTCTGTTCCTTGCCGGACCTGCCGTGGCTCAGGCGACATGGCGCTTCGACCGCGCTTCGACCGAGATCAGTTTCGTTGCACACCGCTTCGGCGCAGTCGTCGCCACCGGCCGTTTCGAGCGCTATGACGGCACGCTGGCGCTGGACTTTGACCAGCCCGAGAAGAGCCGGATCAGGGTCGCGATCGAAACCGGTTCGATCAAGGCGGGCTCGGCGCTGATGGACGGCTTCATCACCGGCGAGAGCATGCTGGATTCCGCCCATAGCCCGACGGCGAGCTTCAATTCCGTCAGCGTGACCCGAACCGGCGAACGCAGCCTGCAGATCAGCGGCCAGCTCACCATCCGTTCCGTCACCCATCCCATTGTGGTCGATGCCGTGGTGGATGGCGATCTCGACAAGGCGCGGCGCGGCGAAAAGCTGCCTTTCCACGCCAGCGGCTCGTTCATGCGCCCCGCCTTCGGCATCGGCCGGGACGTCAATGTCGTCGATGACCTCGTCGAGATCGCGATAAAGGGGCAGCTTTCGCGATGA
- a CDS encoding carbohydrate ABC transporter permease, translated as MKKALDEGKLILIAIPVLIWTLLPIYHLFVLSISSQEAMLAGTLWPAKPTLQNFQIVFQQQHYYLTNFWRQMFNSFFIAISTGLLTLFIATFAAFAISRLKVRGGRTIMNLALATYLIPAAFLAIPMYKAMGSYGLLNTQAALILAMVALASPYAIWVLKQASDKLPKELDEAAIMDGATSLQLFRLVYLPLMKPSMVVIGIYALLLAWNEYLYAFLLLSNEKAVPLAVGLGLFLSADDAPWNLLMAAGLLYAIPPAVIYYGFRKNMVGGLTAGAVKS; from the coding sequence ATGAAAAAGGCTCTCGACGAGGGAAAGCTGATCCTGATCGCCATTCCCGTCCTGATCTGGACGCTGCTGCCGATCTACCACCTCTTCGTGCTCTCGATCTCCAGCCAGGAGGCGATGCTGGCGGGCACATTGTGGCCGGCCAAGCCGACGCTGCAGAATTTCCAGATCGTCTTCCAGCAGCAGCACTACTACCTGACGAATTTCTGGCGGCAGATGTTCAACAGCTTCTTCATCGCAATCTCTACCGGGCTGCTCACGCTGTTCATCGCCACCTTCGCCGCCTTCGCGATCTCCCGCCTCAAGGTTAGGGGTGGGCGCACGATCATGAACCTCGCTTTGGCAACCTATCTGATCCCGGCCGCCTTTCTCGCCATCCCGATGTACAAGGCGATGGGCTCCTATGGTCTGCTGAACACGCAAGCCGCCTTGATCCTGGCCATGGTCGCACTGGCCTCGCCCTATGCGATCTGGGTGCTGAAACAGGCCTCCGACAAGCTCCCCAAGGAGCTCGACGAGGCCGCAATCATGGACGGCGCGACCTCGCTGCAGCTCTTCCGGCTGGTCTACCTGCCTTTGATGAAGCCCTCGATGGTCGTCATCGGCATCTATGCGCTGCTGCTCGCCTGGAACGAGTATCTTTACGCCTTCCTGCTGCTCTCCAACGAGAAGGCGGTTCCGCTCGCCGTGGGCCTTGGGCTGTTCCTCTCGGCTGACGACGCGCCCTGGAACCTGCTGATGGCGGCGGGCCTGCTCTATGCCATCCCTCCGGCGGTGATCTATTACGGCTTCCGCAAGAACATGGTCGGCGGATTGACCGCGGGCGCCGTCAAGAGCTGA
- a CDS encoding aldehyde dehydrogenase family protein, with protein sequence MTSALPQEALSLLKRLGVTDAAFAKAGLPAHSPITGEAVATLRETSPAEAEAAIGRAQSAYLAWRKVPAPRRGEFVRLLGEELRAAKTDLGLLVTLEAGKVVSEGLGEVQEMIDICDFAVGLSRQLYGLTIATERPNHRMMETWHPIGVCGVISAFNFPVAVWSWNAALAFVCGDSVVWKPSEKTPLTGIAVQAIVEKTMKRFGPEAPIGLSEILIGGREIGDLLVSDHRVPVVSATGSTRMGKEVGQKLAARFARAILELGGNNAAIVAPSADLDIALRGIAFAAMGTAGQRCTTLRRLIVHESVYDALIPKLIKVYGSVKIGDPREAGVLVGPLVDEAAFKGMQTALSEAKAAGGKVHGGEQVTVGAGGFYVRPALVEMPSQTGPVERETFAPILYVMKYKTLDQAIAVQNAVGAGLSSSIFTLDMREAEIFVSAEGSDCGIANVNIGPSGAEIGGAFGGEKETGGGREAGSDAWKAYMRRATNTLNYGTTLPLAQGVSFDVDA encoded by the coding sequence ATGACCTCCGCCCTGCCTCAAGAAGCCCTTTCGCTGCTCAAGCGCCTCGGCGTAACCGACGCCGCCTTCGCCAAGGCAGGCCTTCCCGCCCATTCGCCGATCACGGGCGAGGCCGTCGCCACGCTCCGCGAGACGAGCCCCGCCGAGGCCGAGGCCGCGATCGGCCGGGCCCAGAGCGCCTATCTCGCCTGGCGCAAGGTGCCGGCGCCCCGCCGCGGCGAGTTCGTGCGCCTGCTCGGCGAGGAGCTGCGCGCTGCGAAAACCGATCTCGGCCTGCTGGTGACGCTCGAAGCCGGCAAGGTCGTTTCCGAGGGCCTCGGCGAGGTCCAGGAGATGATCGACATCTGCGATTTCGCCGTCGGCCTCTCGCGCCAGCTCTACGGCCTGACCATCGCGACCGAGCGCCCGAACCACCGCATGATGGAAACCTGGCACCCGATCGGCGTCTGCGGCGTGATCTCGGCCTTCAACTTCCCGGTCGCGGTCTGGTCCTGGAATGCCGCGCTCGCCTTCGTCTGCGGCGACAGCGTCGTCTGGAAGCCCTCGGAGAAGACCCCGCTGACCGGCATCGCCGTGCAGGCGATCGTCGAGAAGACGATGAAGCGCTTCGGTCCCGAGGCCCCGATCGGTCTCTCCGAGATCCTGATCGGCGGCCGCGAGATCGGCGACCTGCTGGTCAGCGACCATCGCGTGCCGGTGGTCTCGGCCACGGGCTCGACCCGGATGGGCAAGGAGGTGGGCCAGAAGCTCGCCGCACGCTTTGCCCGCGCCATCCTCGAACTTGGCGGCAACAATGCCGCGATCGTCGCGCCCTCGGCCGATCTCGACATCGCGCTGCGCGGCATCGCCTTCGCGGCGATGGGCACGGCCGGCCAGCGCTGCACCACGCTGCGCCGCCTGATCGTGCATGAGAGCGTCTATGACGCGCTGATCCCGAAGCTGATCAAGGTCTATGGCTCGGTCAAGATCGGCGATCCGCGTGAGGCCGGCGTGCTGGTCGGCCCGCTGGTCGACGAGGCCGCGTTCAAGGGCATGCAGACCGCGCTCTCCGAGGCCAAAGCCGCCGGCGGCAAGGTCCATGGCGGCGAGCAGGTCACAGTCGGCGCTGGCGGCTTCTATGTCCGCCCTGCTTTGGTCGAGATGCCGTCGCAGACCGGCCCGGTCGAGCGCGAGACCTTCGCGCCGATCCTCTATGTGATGAAGTACAAGACGCTCGACCAGGCGATCGCGGTGCAGAACGCGGTCGGCGCCGGCCTGTCCTCCTCGATCTTCACGCTCGACATGCGCGAGGCTGAGATCTTCGTTTCGGCCGAGGGCTCCGACTGCGGCATCGCCAACGTCAATATCGGCCCGTCCGGCGCCGAGATCGGCGGGGCGTTCGGCGGCGAGAAGGAAACGGGCGGCGGCCGCGAGGCCGGCTCCGATGCGTGGAAGGCCTATATGCGCCGCGCGACGAATACGCTCAATTACGGCACGACATTGCCGCTGGCGCAGGGCGTCAGCTTCGATGTGGATGCGTGA
- a CDS encoding thiamine pyrophosphate-binding protein codes for MANRTGGQILVDQLLIHGATDAFCVPGESYLAVLDALHDASLKVTICRAEGGACMMAEAAGKLTGKPGICFVTRGPGATNASPGIHIADQDSTPLILFVGQIERGMREREAFQELDYRAVFGTMTKWATEIDDAARIPEIISRAFHVATAGRPGPVVIALPEDVLTDLADVADAQPYQVTETHPSLLQTIDLQKRLWAAKSPVAILGGSRWSPQAIERFTRFAERFDLPVAVSFRRQMLFPADHPNFAGDLGIGPNPKLLKRIKESDLVLLVGGRLSEMPSQSYTLFGIPEPGRPLVHVHPDAEELGRVYRPSLAINASPTAFCAALETVHPPQEIPWAGAAAEAHEAYLGWTEQPAPVAGAFHPGEAVTWLRRYLPDDAILCNGAGNYATWVHRFHRFTKFATQLAPTCGSMGYGVPAAIGAKRLFPDRTVVAFAGDGCFLMNGQDFATAVQYDLPVIVVVIDNGMYGTIRMHQERDYPGRVSATELKNPDFAAYAKAFGGHGERVETTAEFGPAFERAVASGKPAIIHCLLDPEAITPAKSLSTIRAEAFAAQAQKGA; via the coding sequence ATGGCTAATCGCACAGGCGGGCAGATCCTCGTCGACCAATTGCTGATCCACGGCGCGACCGACGCCTTCTGCGTACCCGGCGAGAGCTACCTCGCCGTGCTCGACGCACTGCATGATGCCAGCCTGAAGGTCACCATCTGCCGAGCCGAAGGCGGCGCCTGCATGATGGCCGAGGCCGCCGGCAAGCTGACGGGCAAGCCCGGCATCTGCTTCGTGACGCGCGGGCCTGGAGCCACCAACGCCTCGCCCGGCATCCATATCGCCGACCAGGATTCGACGCCGCTGATCCTCTTCGTCGGCCAGATCGAACGCGGCATGCGCGAGCGCGAGGCCTTCCAGGAGCTCGACTACCGCGCCGTCTTCGGCACCATGACGAAATGGGCGACCGAGATCGACGATGCCGCGCGCATTCCCGAGATCATCAGCCGCGCCTTCCATGTCGCGACCGCCGGCCGACCCGGCCCGGTGGTGATCGCGCTGCCCGAGGACGTGCTGACCGACCTCGCCGACGTGGCCGATGCGCAGCCCTATCAGGTCACCGAGACGCACCCGTCCCTGCTCCAGACCATCGATCTGCAGAAGCGGCTCTGGGCGGCGAAGTCGCCGGTCGCGATCCTCGGCGGCTCGCGCTGGAGCCCGCAGGCGATCGAACGCTTCACCCGCTTCGCCGAGCGTTTCGACCTGCCGGTCGCGGTCTCGTTCCGCCGGCAGATGCTGTTTCCGGCCGACCACCCGAACTTCGCCGGCGATCTCGGCATCGGCCCCAATCCGAAGCTGCTGAAGCGCATCAAGGAGAGCGATCTCGTCCTGCTCGTCGGCGGACGACTCTCGGAGATGCCGAGCCAGTCCTACACGCTGTTCGGTATCCCCGAGCCCGGCCGGCCCTTGGTACATGTCCATCCCGATGCCGAGGAACTGGGCCGCGTCTACCGGCCATCCCTCGCGATCAACGCCTCGCCGACCGCCTTCTGCGCCGCGCTGGAGACGGTGCATCCGCCGCAGGAAATTCCCTGGGCCGGTGCAGCTGCGGAAGCCCATGAAGCCTATCTCGGCTGGACCGAGCAGCCCGCGCCAGTGGCTGGCGCCTTCCATCCCGGCGAAGCCGTGACCTGGCTGCGGCGCTACCTGCCCGACGATGCGATCCTGTGCAACGGCGCGGGCAACTACGCCACCTGGGTGCACCGCTTCCACCGCTTCACCAAATTCGCGACGCAGCTCGCACCGACCTGCGGCTCGATGGGCTATGGCGTGCCTGCCGCGATCGGCGCCAAGCGATTGTTTCCTGACAGAACGGTGGTCGCCTTTGCCGGCGATGGCTGCTTCCTGATGAACGGGCAGGATTTCGCGACAGCGGTTCAATACGATCTGCCCGTCATCGTCGTGGTAATCGACAACGGCATGTACGGCACCATCCGCATGCATCAGGAGCGCGACTATCCCGGCCGCGTCTCGGCGACCGAGCTGAAGAACCCGGATTTCGCGGCTTATGCCAAGGCTTTTGGGGGCCATGGCGAGCGTGTCGAGACCACGGCCGAATTCGGCCCGGCCTTCGAGCGCGCGGTTGCCAGCGGCAAACCGGCGATCATCCACTGCCTACTCGATCCGGAGGCGATCACGCCGGCGAAGTCACTCTCGACGATCCGGGCCGAGGCCTTTGCCGCGCAGGCGCAGAAGGGCGCGTAA
- a CDS encoding HdeD family acid-resistance protein, protein MSQAPTPAHHPSSLGTHLVPLRRNWGWLLAAGIALVILGILGLGAVGLLSVASTIWFGAMIFAGGVVMLIDAFRHGGWKSRLMHILIGLLYLAVGVMVFINPVVATVSLTLFAGAALVVAGVLRIVVAFQTRPMPVWVWVLVSGLLSLALGALILLQWPASSLWVLGTFLAVELIFQGWACIALARAIRSTFDGVIARRAGPAA, encoded by the coding sequence ATGTCGCAAGCCCCGACTCCTGCGCATCATCCGTCCTCGCTGGGCACGCATCTGGTGCCGTTGCGGCGCAACTGGGGCTGGTTGCTGGCGGCCGGCATCGCCCTGGTGATCCTCGGCATACTTGGCCTCGGCGCCGTCGGCCTGCTTAGCGTCGCCAGCACGATCTGGTTCGGCGCCATGATCTTCGCCGGTGGCGTGGTCATGCTGATCGACGCCTTCCGGCATGGCGGCTGGAAGAGTCGGCTGATGCATATCTTGATCGGCCTGCTCTATCTCGCCGTCGGCGTCATGGTCTTCATCAATCCGGTCGTGGCGACGGTGTCGCTGACCTTGTTTGCCGGCGCCGCGCTCGTCGTGGCGGGCGTCCTGCGCATCGTCGTCGCGTTCCAGACGCGGCCGATGCCGGTCTGGGTCTGGGTGCTGGTCTCAGGGCTATTGTCGCTCGCGCTGGGCGCGCTGATCCTGCTGCAATGGCCGGCATCGAGCCTTTGGGTGCTCGGCACCTTCCTCGCCGTGGAGCTGATCTTCCAGGGCTGGGCCTGCATCGCGTTGGCCCGGGCGATCCGCTCGACTTTTGACGGCGTCATCGCCAGGCGGGCCGGCCCCGCAGCGTAA
- a CDS encoding cytochrome b: protein MTATEARLPIRWHPAIVALHWLTLLLIALQYVLARLMGDETRDLVGRFELYQLHKSIGLTVAVFVLLRLALRLVLPAPPPTRPEPWQRLAAGAVQGGLYLCLAALPLTGMLMVSAAPIQIPTLYFGWFAVPHLIGPDKATYEMMLSLHERVFDLLIVFGLIHLGAVLFHRLVWGDGLLHRMWFRS from the coding sequence ATGACGGCTACGGAGGCCCGCCTTCCAATACGATGGCACCCTGCGATCGTCGCCCTGCATTGGCTGACCCTGCTGCTGATCGCGCTCCAGTACGTGCTCGCCAGGCTGATGGGCGACGAGACGCGCGACCTCGTCGGCCGCTTCGAGCTCTATCAATTGCACAAATCCATCGGCCTGACGGTCGCGGTCTTCGTGCTGCTGCGGCTGGCCTTGCGTCTCGTCTTGCCGGCTCCGCCGCCGACGCGCCCCGAGCCGTGGCAGCGCCTTGCGGCCGGTGCGGTTCAGGGCGGGCTTTATCTCTGCCTCGCCGCACTGCCGCTGACCGGAATGCTGATGGTGTCGGCCGCGCCGATCCAGATCCCGACCTTGTATTTCGGCTGGTTCGCGGTGCCTCATCTCATCGGCCCGGACAAGGCGACCTATGAGATGATGCTATCCCTGCATGAGCGGGTCTTCGACCTGCTCATCGTGTTCGGCCTGATCCATCTCGGCGCGGTCCTGTTCCACCGCCTGGTCTGGGGCGATGGCCTGCTGCACCGGATGTGGTTCAGGAGCTGA
- the tal gene encoding transaldolase: MTASKLDQLREMTTVVADTGDIEAVRRLKPVDCTTNPTLILKAVETPAYAHLVDEAIAWGKKAGGGEKAVHAVCDRLAVTFGAELTKIVPGRVSTEVDADLSFDTQATIDKARAIIAAYQERDIERDRILIKIASTWEGIQAAKVLQAEGIDCNLTLLFALPQAVACADAKAFLISPFVGRILDWHVKAGGGPYTAETDPGVVSVKAIYAYYKAFGIKTVVMGASFRNTGEIEALAGCDRLTIGPGLLDELAAATGDLPRKLSPASSPQVASPGGGRIVLDEKAFRFAMNEDAMGTEKLAEGIRGFVKDLRGLRKLVAARLG; the protein is encoded by the coding sequence ATGACCGCTTCCAAGCTCGACCAGCTCCGCGAGATGACGACCGTCGTCGCCGACACCGGCGATATCGAGGCGGTCCGCCGGCTGAAGCCCGTCGATTGCACCACCAACCCGACGCTGATCCTGAAGGCGGTGGAAACCCCGGCCTATGCCCATCTCGTCGACGAGGCGATCGCCTGGGGCAAGAAGGCTGGCGGCGGCGAGAAGGCCGTGCATGCGGTCTGCGACCGGCTCGCCGTCACCTTCGGCGCGGAATTGACCAAGATCGTGCCCGGCCGGGTCTCGACCGAGGTCGATGCCGATCTCTCCTTCGACACGCAGGCGACGATCGACAAGGCGCGCGCCATCATCGCCGCCTATCAGGAGCGCGACATCGAGCGCGACCGCATCCTGATCAAGATCGCCTCGACCTGGGAAGGCATCCAGGCCGCCAAGGTGCTGCAGGCCGAAGGCATCGATTGCAATCTGACGCTGCTCTTCGCCTTGCCTCAGGCGGTCGCCTGCGCGGACGCCAAGGCCTTCCTGATCTCGCCTTTCGTCGGCCGCATCCTCGACTGGCACGTCAAGGCGGGAGGTGGTCCCTACACCGCCGAGACCGACCCCGGCGTCGTCTCGGTGAAGGCCATCTACGCCTATTACAAGGCATTCGGGATCAAGACGGTGGTGATGGGCGCCTCCTTCCGCAACACCGGCGAGATCGAGGCTCTGGCCGGTTGCGACCGGCTGACGATCGGGCCCGGCCTGCTCGACGAATTGGCCGCGGCGACCGGGGATCTGCCGCGCAAGCTGTCGCCGGCCTCCTCGCCGCAAGTGGCTTCTCCCGGCGGAGGCAGGATCGTCCTCGACGAGAAGGCGTTCCGCTTCGCCATGAACGAGGACGCCATGGGCACGGAGAAGCTGGCCGAGGGCATTCGCGGCTTCGTCAAGGATCTGCGCGGGCTCAGGAAGCTCGTGGCGGCAAGACTCGGCTGA
- the gcvA gene encoding transcriptional regulator GcvA, protein MDFDIVPGRLSVPSLSALAAFEAAARHGSFTRAAEELNLTQGAVSRQVAHLEKVLGVGLFQRVRQRVSLTPAGSAYAAEIRDGLSRLAAATVSAMAFRGAAGVLHLAILPTFGTRWLIPRLSRFIEAHPGITINFTTKLVPFDFAREQVDAAIHFGDPVWAGARLHRLMGEEIIPVAAPSLVARLGLAEPADMLRAPLLQQSTRPRAWANWLEQQGLPPERALMGPRFEQFAMVSQAAVAGLGLAIVPRFLVEEELRLGALVIPVDRPVTGSEGYYLVYPEAKAGLPAVVAFRDWLLGECGA, encoded by the coding sequence ATGGACTTTGACATCGTCCCGGGCCGGCTTTCGGTGCCTTCGCTCTCGGCGCTTGCCGCCTTCGAGGCGGCGGCGCGGCATGGCAGCTTCACGCGCGCAGCCGAGGAGCTGAACCTGACGCAAGGCGCTGTCAGCCGGCAGGTCGCGCATCTCGAAAAGGTTCTCGGCGTCGGCCTGTTCCAGCGCGTCAGGCAGCGCGTCAGCCTGACGCCGGCGGGCAGCGCCTATGCGGCCGAAATCCGGGACGGCCTGTCGCGGCTGGCTGCGGCCACCGTCTCGGCCATGGCCTTTCGCGGCGCGGCCGGCGTGCTGCATCTGGCGATCCTGCCGACCTTCGGCACGCGCTGGCTGATCCCGCGCCTATCGCGCTTCATCGAGGCGCATCCCGGCATTACGATCAACTTCACCACCAAGCTGGTGCCCTTCGACTTCGCTCGCGAGCAGGTCGATGCCGCCATCCATTTCGGCGATCCCGTCTGGGCCGGCGCCAGGCTGCACCGCTTGATGGGCGAGGAGATCATCCCCGTCGCGGCGCCGTCCCTGGTGGCGCGCCTGGGCCTGGCGGAGCCGGCGGACATGCTGCGCGCGCCCCTGCTGCAGCAGTCGACGCGGCCGCGCGCCTGGGCCAATTGGCTGGAGCAGCAGGGCCTGCCTCCCGAGCGTGCCTTGATGGGGCCGCGCTTCGAGCAATTCGCCATGGTCTCGCAGGCTGCGGTCGCCGGATTGGGGCTCGCCATCGTGCCGCGCTTCCTCGTCGAGGAGGAGTTGCGCCTGGGCGCGCTCGTCATTCCCGTCGATCGGCCGGTGACCGGCTCCGAGGGCTATTATCTGGTCTATCCCGAGGCCAAGGCCGGGTTGCCGGCGGTGGTCGCTTTCCGCGACTGGCTGCTCGGCGAATGCGGCGCGTGA
- a CDS encoding acyl-CoA dehydrogenase gives MAEAARSHSASHKLAEFTWDDAFLLDEQLNEDERLIRDTARDFAQEKLQPRVSEAYLNETTDRSIFNEMGELGLLGVTVPEEYGCAGANYVSYGLVAREVERVDSGYRSMMSVQSSLVMYPIYAYGDENQRKKYLPKLGSGEWVGCFGLTEPDAGSDPGGMKTRAEKVTDGYRLTGSKMWISNSPIADVFVVWAKSAAHDNQIRGFILEKGMKGLSAPKIGGKLSLRASITGEVVMDGVIVPEENLLPNVSGLKGPFGCLNRARYGISWGVMGAAEDCFQRARQYGLDRKQFNKPLAQTQLYQKKLADMLTEITLGLQGSLRVGRLLDEGKMAPEMISLVKRNNCGKALDIARQARDMHGGNGISIEYQVMRHAANLETVNTYEGTHDVHALILGRAITGLQAFF, from the coding sequence ATGGCCGAAGCCGCTCGCAGCCACTCCGCCAGCCACAAGCTGGCCGAGTTCACCTGGGACGACGCCTTCCTGCTCGATGAGCAGCTGAACGAAGATGAGCGCCTGATCCGCGACACCGCCCGCGATTTCGCGCAGGAGAAGCTGCAGCCGCGCGTCTCGGAAGCCTATCTCAACGAGACCACCGACCGCTCGATCTTCAACGAGATGGGCGAACTCGGCCTGCTCGGCGTGACGGTGCCCGAGGAATATGGCTGCGCCGGTGCGAACTACGTCTCCTACGGGCTCGTCGCCCGCGAGGTCGAGCGCGTCGATTCCGGCTATCGCTCGATGATGTCGGTGCAGTCCTCGCTGGTGATGTACCCGATCTATGCCTATGGCGACGAGAACCAGCGCAAGAAGTACCTGCCCAAGCTCGGCTCGGGCGAATGGGTCGGCTGCTTCGGCCTGACCGAGCCCGATGCCGGCTCCGACCCGGGCGGCATGAAGACCCGCGCCGAGAAGGTCACTGATGGCTACAGGCTGACCGGCTCGAAGATGTGGATCTCGAATTCGCCGATCGCCGACGTCTTCGTCGTCTGGGCGAAATCGGCCGCGCATGACAACCAGATCCGCGGCTTCATCCTGGAAAAGGGCATGAAGGGTCTCTCCGCCCCCAAGATCGGCGGCAAGCTCTCGCTTCGCGCCTCGATCACCGGCGAAGTCGTCATGGACGGCGTCATCGTGCCGGAAGAAAACCTGCTGCCGAACGTCTCGGGCCTCAAAGGCCCGTTCGGCTGCCTGAACCGCGCCCGCTACGGCATCTCCTGGGGCGTGATGGGCGCCGCCGAGGATTGTTTCCAGCGCGCCCGCCAGTACGGGCTCGACCGCAAGCAGTTCAACAAGCCGCTGGCCCAGACGCAGCTCTACCAGAAGAAGCTCGCCGACATGCTGACCGAGATCACGCTCGGCCTGCAGGGTTCGCTGCGTGTCGGGCGCCTGCTCGACGAGGGCAAGATGGCCCCGGAGATGATTTCGCTGGTGAAGCGCAACAATTGCGGCAAGGCGCTCGACATCGCCCGCCAGGCCCGCGACATGCATGGCGGCAACGGCATCTCGATCGAGTATCAGGTGATGCGCCATGCGGCCAATCTCGAGACGGTGAACACCTATGAGGGCACGCATGATGTGCATGCGCTGATCCTCGGCCGGGCGATCACTGGCCTGCAGGCGTTTTTCTGA